The genomic stretch GAGTTGTATTCCCAAGAGTTTCCAATATTAGCCGAATTGTTTAATTGTTGCTGCCACCAAGAACTGTCCTTAGCTTTGCCCCATCCTTTATCGTTCGGTGAGCATCCAGAATTCCAATATCCGCACGGATTATTATGGTGTCTTCCTTCTTTCCAACCCCCCGACTTATCATGACCACCTTCCCAAGCATTGTCAGTTGGTCTTTGATTTCCATGAAAGAAGCTACTCTGCCAGGGATCGTTTGTAGTAATCACATTTTCAGAATTATCATGATGATCCCATTGGTTTTGTCCTTGGACTATATTATTTTCTACACTTCTGCCAAGAGATTTTGCAGCACATTCCCAAGGATCTTCACCATCAACTGAAATCTTTGTTCTCTTATTTTTTAAGacgttctcttgttcttcttcaaCTTGCTCTTCTTCATCGGGGAGAGCAAAGTGTGCGTTATCTATTTCCTTGATCAGTTCAGGGTCAATACAAGGATTCCAATCTACTTTCTCAATATAAGCATCTGGATCAGGCGGAGAAATGTCACAGGGAAGGTTGTTGATTTTCGCCCAGTACTGTTTTTTGGCATTTTGAAATGCTTCTTCGGCACCTGAATCCTTCCAATCGAGCACATTTTGGTGGCAGTAGATCAGCTTTTTGGAATCAACAATCTTCTGCCATGCTACACATCCACTCAAAGTGCAATATTTCTTCTCCCATAAAGGTATTCCGTCGTGCCGAAACTCTAACAAAGTTGAAAAACAATAAATTcagtacattagttatagagtTACAGTGGAAAACAGTATCATAAGAAAATATCACCAGTTTTCAGGAATAAAATATACAGTTAAAGAAGATCCAACCACTTgtaaccaaaaatacaaaaaagaaaaatcacaaaagcCATGTCAAGAAATCATATGAAAGTTTACGCAATATCTGAATTTTTTCTTAAACTTTGACAACCAGCACCTAGCGAACCACATCAGTGATGTAGAGTTGTCACCTGATATGTATTGGAATTTTATTCAAATGAATTAGGGAAAATTTCCCCTGTTTGTCTGCACCTCCTAATGTCAAAAGGCCTCAGTTTTAACTTTTAACAATTTGACTCAAGACCCTTTTCATCTCCTCTCTTGTATTATTTATATACATTGTAAATAATATGCTCTATCTCTTTAACTATTTGAATCTAATAACTATCTAGTTGAGCAATGATACAACTGTTACCATTTTTGCCAGCAATCTTTTATAGATACTGCACCACCAACTGCATGTAGCAGTTATGGTTGTGGAAGATATGTCAGTTTGCATGAGAGCCAGAGGTGTGTCAGTGGTCACGATCCATCCCCTTCTGTGAGAGGGCTCAAACACCCTTTTATTATCTGTTCCAGCCTCGTACTACGACAAGGAGATGTTTCAGTCAACAATTCTATTTTCACTCCGTCCCTTCCTTACTGTGATTCCAGTCTCTAAACTACCCGTTCTTTGTGTTCCATTTTGGCCTTAGTTTCATTTTCACCAATGTATCATCAGGTTCTTCCTCTTCCATATTCATCAAAATACTTGTTTCTCTTACTGTCTTTGCTAGGAACCTAACACCTAACAATCTTTGTCTCCATCAGCCAATTGTTTCCTATCATCCTCCCTAGCAGCATTTTCAGCCTCTTAAATTTCTTCCACCCTTTACATGATCCCCTCCCAGCCTACTTTATTGATTTCCTGCACCCTTGCCACATTCTTTGGAATTCCCATTATCTGTTCGAGCAAAACTGCTCTTAAATCTACCAACTATTTCATTATAACTACCTAATTCCTGGGTCACCTAAAACCTCTAAATCACTTCTTTAACAAATACTAATACACCAATATCGAATACAGAATGGCCTTCGCAACAACTACAATCACAATACCTCTCTTTAAAGCAAGAAAACAAGTCTACCCAAGTTTTACAAACCTGATAAATACAAGATTAAGAGTTTCAATTTAAACCTAAAACCTCCCTAAAACTTCAAACACATCCACAACCATGAAAGGGCTAAATCAAACCATCGAACGAGAATCTTAACAGTCTCAGGCACAAAAGAAACAGATTCAACATTACATCTCCTCTCACTACACTCCATCAAACAACCTATACATCTACCACATTCAAATGTTCACTTTAAACGCTTTGCATGCAAAATGATTAAAACCACAAACATATCATTCCAATTAtgaatcaattttcttaaaccaaaAATCATCACTTTTTTACACCAATGTCTTAAAAACCAACCCAGAAATCAATCCAACAAAACCTCTTCATAATGGTTCAACATCTTTAAACGGTTCCAAacccaacaaaaacaaaatcacaCCGTTCAAACAACCAAAAATACAGACAATGTGTGACACACCTGaaccaattgattaaaaaaacacttaatttgattctatttctaaaacaaTCCCACAACAACCCTTTCTCTTAACCTAGGTTTTCTACCTAACCAATCCaaattccacaaaaaaaaaacccttttCTTATCCCAAACAAAGAAAGAACATCATAAAAAACCGtaaaaacaacaataaataacaaaaagaaaaagaaaacgaaATTACCAGGAAGAGGGGCTTTGATGTCGTAGTAAACAGAAGGACGATCGGGAGATCTACGACGGAAGAACCTCGGACGATGATTCCATTTCCccatttttctttgaattttttggcAATTTTTGTATTTATTCAAGAAATTGCAACGACGATTTTGAAAAGTGGGAAAGTTGAAAAGAAACTGAAGAGTTTTGAAACGGTTGTTTGTGGCAGTGAAATCGCTTCTTAGGATTTTACAGAAAATCCAGCTATTTATAAACGACTCGTCAGGTACTGTTTTCAGAAGAGTCGAATGTGCCACGTGTTGTGGTTATGTATCCAAAGGTACTTgtagttgttattgttgttgttgagaaacaTAATCTTGTTTCTTTAATtttacaaacaaacaaaaaaaaaagtgtataATAGGAAAAGAAGAGAATTttggaaattaaataaattttgtgatttaaaatttaaatgttaGTGAAAGATATAGTGTGCTATAAGTAAAATTACCTCATAAGTCCCAACAAAATATGAAAAGATTTGTCCGTTGAATCAGTTTCACTTGGTCAAAGTTGAACGGGTCTGCAATAAGTTAAATTGATCGATTTTTATTATTTGAGAAATTGCTATTTCGATCATTGCCCTAttatgattagtgagaaaattcAAAACTAAGGACTGAAACCATTATGTCTGTTTAATTATTGGAAAGAGATGTATTTGGAGGTTGTTGGAAGTCCAAGGATGGGGTGGGTATGTACTTAAAGAGAAGATAAAGATGATTAAGAGACAGATCAAAGAGTGGAGCGAGAGTCATGCTATAAACTTGGACGAAAAAATAGAAGAGGCAAAGAAGAAATTAAATGAATTGGAGTTAAAAAGTGAAGCTTCAGAACTAACCACAGAGGAGGTAATATCTAAAAAAGAAACGTAGCTATTTTCATGGCTTAGGATGAAGACAATCATTATGTGGCAAACATCTCGGATGAAATGGCTTAAATAAGGGGATGTCAATACAAAATTCTTTAATTGGTGTATCATAAACAGAATGAAGATCAATGAGATTACATGTATAGAGACACAAGACTAAAAGCTAACAGGAGTTCAGGAGGTTAAGCAAGGAATTTTCGAAGAAATAGAATGGTGAATAGGCCGGATTTTAGTGATGCGGAATTCAAGAGGATTGGTTGGGAGGATAATGATGATCTTATAGTAGAACTTAGTGTTGACGAGATCAGAAGAGCTGTCTGGGACTGCGATATCTCGAAGAGTCCTGAACCAGATGGTTTAAATTTTGGGTTTATCAAAGAGTTTTGGGATGTGATTAAAGAAGACTTTGTTCGATTCGTCTCTGAATTTCATTTGAGTGGTTAGTTAGTTCGGGGAGAAAATAGTACCTTCTTAACTCTAATTCCAAAAGTTGAGAATCTAGTGAAGTTGAATAAATTCAGACCCATATCGCTTATTGGATGCATGTACAAAGTTCTAGCTAAAATTCTTGCAAATAGGTTAAAGAAAGTGGTTAATAAAGTTATATCAGaatcccaatcttctttcttgaAGGGAAGACAAATGCTTGATAGTATTCTTATCGCAAACGAGTTAACGGACGATGCTAAGAGGACAGGGAAAGAAGTCTTATTCTTCAAAGCTGATTTTGAAAACGCATACGATTCGGTGGATTGGAATTTTCTTGATATAATGATGGAAAAAATGGGATTCAATGAAAAGTGGAGAGGTTGGATTTCCAAATGTTTACAATCTGCCTTCGTGTCAGTATTAATAAACAGTTGCCCTACTAAAGAATTTATGATGGAGAGAGGTTTGAGACAAGGGGGTCCTTTATccccttttctctttttgttggtGGAAGAAGGCTTTAATACAATGATGGTGAAAAGCATCCAAATGAAGCTTTTTGATGAGTATGAGGTTGGTAAAGGGGATGTGAAAGTGTCGCATATCCAATATGTCGGTGATACTATCATTGTGGGGAAGAGGA from Vicia villosa cultivar HV-30 ecotype Madison, WI unplaced genomic scaffold, Vvil1.0 ctg.000655F_1_1, whole genome shotgun sequence encodes the following:
- the LOC131630159 gene encoding uncharacterized protein LOC131630159, coding for MGKWNHRPRFFRRRSPDRPSVYYDIKAPLPEFRHDGIPLWEKKYCTLSGCVAWQKIVDSKKLIYCHQNVLDWKDSGAEEAFQNAKKQYWAKINNLPCDISPPDPDAYIEKVDWNPCIDPELIKEIDNAHFALPDEEEQVEEEQENVLKNKRTKISVDGEDPWECAAKSLGRSVENNIVQGQNQWDHHDNSENVITTNDPWQSSFFHGNQRPTDNAWEGGHDKSGGWKEGRHHNNPCGYWNSGCSPNDKGWGKAKDSSWWQQQLNNSANIGNSWEYNSSKQNVVQMNTGWGNSGGTNVPRWKQQEKAYVSSDSQFRRNNGGGWTGGNQSYQQMREGYNRHNSGYNGSQFQRGDSQTGHYWKREQSRKRDFRAR